Genomic DNA from Sphingomonas lacunae:
TGCCGCCGGCGCTGCTCGCCGGCAACACGGTGGTTGCCAAGCCGGCCGCGACGACACCGCTGGCGACGCTGATGATCGCGCGCCTGCTCAAGGATATTTTCCCGGCCGGCGTGGTCAATGTCATCACCGACGCCAATGACCTGGGCGGCGAGATGACGGCGCATCCGGGAATCGACAAGATCAGCTTCACCGGATCGACCGCGACGGGCAAGAAGGTGATGGCGGGTGCGGCCGGCAGCCTCAAGCGCGTGACGCTCGAACTGGGCGGCAATGACGCGGCGATCGTGCTCGACGATGTCAATGTGAAGGAGACCGCGCCGAAGCTGTTCGGCGCCGCGTTCGGCAACAGCGGGCAGATTTGCATCGCGGTCAAGCGGCTCTATGTCCACGACAAGATCTATGACGAAATGGTCGATGAGCTTGCCGAGCTCGCCAACAATGCGATCGTTGGCGACGGTCTGGAGCAGGGGACGCAGTTCGGCCCGCTGCAGAACAAGATGCAATATGAGCGGGTCAAGGAGCTGCTCGACGATGCGCGCGGCCATGGCACCATCGCCGCCGGTGGCGAAGTGCCCGACGGCCCCGGCTATTTCATCCGCCCGACGATTGTCCGCGATATCAGCGATGGCGCGCGGCTGGTCGATGAGGAGCAGTTTGGCCCGGTGCTGCCGGTGATCCGCTGGTCCGACACAGCCGATGTCGTGGCGCGGGCCAATGCCTCTGAATATGGTCTGGGCGGATCGGTGTGGTCGAGCGATCTTGACCGGGCGATGGAGGTTGCCCGGGCGATGAACAGCGGATCGATCTGGATCAACAAGCATGCAGACCTGTCGCCCGATGTACCCTTTGCCGGGGCCAAGCAATCGGGCATCGGCACCGAACTGGGCGAAGAGGGCCTGCGCGAATTCACCCAGCGCAAGATCATCAACATGGCCAAGGCCTGACAGCATCGGCGCGGGCCGGTGCAACTGACAGCTTGACGAGGGCTGCGATTCCGGGCGAGCGGGATCGCAGCCTTTTTCACATCACAAGGGAGAGAGAGATGTCCGACGAGAGTGCCCCCGCCGTCCTGACCGAAGTGCGCGGCAATGTTCTGATCATCACCATGAACCGGCCCGAAGCCAAGAATGCCGCCAACAAGGCGCTGGCCGAAGGCGTGGCCGCGGCGCTCGACCAGCTCGACAGCGACGACAGCCTGTTCGTCGGCATCATCACTGGTGCGGGCGGCACCTTCTGCTCGGGCATGGACCTGAAGGGCTTCCTGCGCGGTGAAACGCCTAGCATTCCGGGACGCGGCTTTGCCGGACTGACCGAAGCCCCGCCGAAGAAGCCGCTGAT
This window encodes:
- a CDS encoding aldehyde dehydrogenase family protein, giving the protein MSDYQMLIGGQMVDGDMTMDVINPANEEVVATCPRASKAQLDAAVDAARAAFPAWAATPIAERKALLVKAAEAIEANGAEIARVLVQEQGKPMQGAMEDVYGGAAFFRYFASLDLPVDVIADDDARRVEAHYNPLGVVGAIIPWNFPIILMCFKLPPALLAGNTVVAKPAATTPLATLMIARLLKDIFPAGVVNVITDANDLGGEMTAHPGIDKISFTGSTATGKKVMAGAAGSLKRVTLELGGNDAAIVLDDVNVKETAPKLFGAAFGNSGQICIAVKRLYVHDKIYDEMVDELAELANNAIVGDGLEQGTQFGPLQNKMQYERVKELLDDARGHGTIAAGGEVPDGPGYFIRPTIVRDISDGARLVDEEQFGPVLPVIRWSDTADVVARANASEYGLGGSVWSSDLDRAMEVARAMNSGSIWINKHADLSPDVPFAGAKQSGIGTELGEEGLREFTQRKIINMAKA